In Asanoa sp. WMMD1127, one genomic interval encodes:
- a CDS encoding ABC transporter permease — protein MTAGRRVLYPIGFPFLLLVVWGIATTGSTNRFFPGPLAILDAFEDTWIGPAFVHDVLPSLARLALGITASIVVGVAAGTLIGLFGGLRDALEPLLEFFRAIPPPVLIPVGMLLLGITDTMKVVVIVSGAVWPILLNTIDGVRGTDSVLSETADVFRIGWWRRLWFLVLPAAGPRIMTGVRQALSVALILMVISEMFASSAGLGYRIAYFQRNYLVAEMWSGILLLGLVGVLLATTFGVVERRVLAWYHGIKGIDRA, from the coding sequence GTGACCGCCGGGCGCCGCGTCCTCTATCCCATCGGCTTCCCGTTCCTGCTGCTGGTGGTCTGGGGCATCGCGACGACGGGCTCGACCAACCGCTTCTTTCCCGGCCCGCTGGCCATCCTGGACGCCTTCGAGGACACCTGGATCGGGCCGGCGTTCGTCCACGACGTGCTGCCGAGCCTGGCCCGGCTCGCCCTCGGCATCACCGCGTCCATCGTGGTCGGTGTGGCCGCCGGCACGCTCATCGGGCTGTTCGGCGGCCTGCGGGACGCGCTCGAGCCGCTGCTGGAGTTCTTCCGCGCCATCCCGCCACCGGTGCTGATCCCGGTCGGCATGCTGCTGCTGGGCATCACCGACACGATGAAAGTGGTCGTGATCGTGTCCGGCGCGGTCTGGCCCATCCTGCTCAACACCATCGACGGCGTACGGGGGACCGACAGCGTGCTGTCCGAGACGGCAGACGTGTTCCGCATCGGGTGGTGGCGGCGGCTGTGGTTCCTCGTCCTGCCGGCGGCCGGCCCGCGCATCATGACCGGCGTACGACAGGCCCTGTCGGTCGCGCTCATCCTGATGGTCATCTCGGAGATGTTCGCGTCGTCCGCCGGGCTGGGCTACCGGATCGCCTACTTCCAGCGCAACTACCTCGTCGCCGAGATGTGGAGCGGCATCCTGCTGCTCGGCCTCGTCGGGGTGCTGCTCGCCACCACCTTCGGCGTCGTCGAGCGGCGCGTGCTTGCCTGGTACCACGGGATCAAGGGGATCGACCGGGCCTGA
- a CDS encoding PHB depolymerase family esterase, protein MRVRRMLLGATAVCLAAAASALVVPGLATPAAAATLTEVTNFGNNPGGMRMHVYVPDNRPAQPAIVVAMHGCGGSGPGFYSSSEFASLADRLGFVVIYPTATQQAGFGNCFDTWSEAAKRRGGGSDPVSIVSMVTYAQQQYGGDRNRVYATGSSSGGMMTNHMLALHPDVFRAGAAFMGVPFNCFANAADYPPGSSRCTGGSMDRTPQQWGDAVRQAYPGFTGVRPRVQLWHGTNDTLVPYQLLQESIEQWTDVFGLSQTPTSTDTPRSGWNRRRYADSSGTVQVEAYSIQGAGHSLPSAGMAATAVEFFGLSGATPTTPPATTPPATTPPPANGACAASYRQVNSWNGGFQGEVTVRAGANAVNGWRVGLTFAAGTTVTQVWNGSLSGSAGSYTVRNVSYNGTIGAGGSTVFGFLGAGNSATPTLTCASP, encoded by the coding sequence ATGAGAGTTCGTCGAATGCTTCTCGGCGCGACCGCCGTGTGCCTCGCGGCGGCCGCATCCGCGCTCGTGGTGCCGGGACTCGCCACGCCGGCCGCCGCGGCCACGTTGACCGAGGTGACCAACTTCGGCAACAACCCGGGCGGAATGCGGATGCACGTCTACGTGCCCGACAACCGGCCGGCCCAGCCGGCGATCGTGGTCGCCATGCACGGGTGCGGCGGGTCCGGGCCCGGCTTCTATTCCAGCAGCGAGTTCGCCTCGCTGGCCGACCGGCTCGGGTTCGTCGTCATCTACCCGACCGCGACGCAGCAGGCCGGTTTCGGCAACTGCTTCGACACGTGGTCGGAGGCAGCCAAGCGGCGCGGTGGCGGGAGCGACCCCGTGTCGATCGTCTCGATGGTGACCTACGCCCAGCAGCAGTACGGCGGTGACCGAAACCGGGTCTACGCCACCGGAAGCTCGTCCGGCGGCATGATGACCAACCACATGCTCGCGCTCCATCCCGACGTCTTCCGGGCCGGCGCGGCGTTCATGGGCGTTCCGTTCAACTGCTTCGCGAACGCGGCCGACTACCCGCCGGGCAGCAGCCGGTGCACGGGCGGCAGCATGGACCGCACCCCGCAGCAGTGGGGCGACGCGGTCCGGCAGGCCTACCCCGGCTTCACCGGCGTCCGGCCGCGGGTGCAGCTGTGGCACGGCACGAACGACACGCTGGTGCCGTACCAGCTGTTGCAGGAGTCCATCGAGCAGTGGACCGACGTGTTCGGCCTGAGCCAGACGCCGACGTCGACCGACACGCCGCGGTCGGGCTGGAACCGCCGCCGTTACGCCGACTCGTCCGGCACGGTGCAGGTCGAGGCCTACAGCATCCAGGGCGCCGGGCACAGCCTGCCGTCGGCCGGGATGGCGGCGACCGCGGTCGAGTTCTTCGGCCTGAGTGGCGCGACCCCGACGACGCCGCCGGCGACCACCCCGCCCGCCACGACTCCGCCGCCCGCCAACGGAGCCTGTGCCGCGAGCTACCGGCAGGTCAACTCGTGGAACGGCGGGTTCCAGGGTGAGGTCACCGTGCGGGCCGGCGCCAATGCCGTCAACGGTTGGCGGGTGGGCCTGACCTTCGCCGCGGGCACGACCGTCACGCAGGTCTGGAACGGCAGCCTCTCGGGCAGCGCCGGCAGCTACACCGTCCGGAACGTCTCCTACAACGGCACCATCGGCGCCGGCGGCTCGACCGTCTTCGGCTTCCTCGGGGCCGGGAACTCCGCGACGCCCACGCTCACCTGTGCGAGTCCTTGA
- a CDS encoding extracellular solute-binding protein translates to MQTSIPRRRVAAAAVVLAVAVGALSTGCSSSPEKSGEGGGTYAIWDPYPQFADDSDWAKLLQECGTAAGVTVERTGYDTTDLTNKALLAAQQDNSPDVLIVDNPVISTLAEAGALTTTEENKLDTSAMEPNLLGAGQTGGKTFGVPIGANTLALYYNKDVLARAGVDVATVKDWPSLTAALAKVKAAGKKGITFSAIGTEEGSFQFLPWFWGSGAQLTALDSPQAVSALTLWTDWLKQGYAPNSVINNTQTTSWQEFASGDYAFSENGTWQLANAEKLGFEYGIIPIPGASGGTAPAPTGGEFVSIPVQSDTGRYATSQQLVACLTSGDKLLATDTTLSYIAPTAAVQAKQVQADPKLQVWVDAVKAAKGRTGDNLGTRYPKISEPLWTAVQAALSGAKQPRAALTAAQAAAGAK, encoded by the coding sequence GTGCAGACATCCATCCCGCGGCGGCGTGTGGCCGCCGCCGCCGTCGTGCTCGCGGTCGCGGTCGGCGCGCTGTCGACCGGCTGTTCGTCCAGCCCCGAGAAGTCGGGAGAGGGCGGCGGCACCTATGCCATCTGGGACCCCTACCCGCAGTTCGCCGACGACTCCGACTGGGCCAAGCTGCTCCAGGAGTGCGGCACGGCGGCCGGCGTCACCGTCGAGCGCACCGGCTACGACACCACCGACCTGACCAACAAGGCGTTGCTGGCGGCCCAGCAGGACAACTCGCCCGACGTGCTCATCGTGGACAACCCCGTGATCTCCACGCTGGCCGAGGCCGGCGCGCTGACCACCACCGAGGAGAACAAGCTCGACACCTCGGCCATGGAACCGAACCTGCTGGGCGCGGGCCAGACCGGCGGCAAGACCTTCGGCGTGCCGATCGGCGCCAACACGCTCGCGCTGTACTACAACAAGGACGTGCTGGCCAGGGCCGGCGTCGACGTCGCCACGGTCAAGGACTGGCCCTCGCTGACCGCCGCGCTGGCCAAGGTCAAGGCGGCCGGCAAGAAGGGCATCACCTTCTCGGCGATCGGCACCGAGGAGGGCAGCTTCCAGTTCCTGCCCTGGTTCTGGGGCTCGGGCGCGCAACTGACGGCGCTCGACTCACCGCAGGCGGTCTCCGCGCTGACCCTGTGGACCGACTGGCTGAAGCAGGGCTACGCGCCCAACTCGGTCATCAACAACACCCAGACCACGAGCTGGCAGGAGTTCGCCAGCGGCGACTACGCGTTCAGCGAGAACGGCACCTGGCAACTGGCCAACGCGGAGAAGCTCGGCTTCGAGTACGGCATCATCCCGATCCCGGGCGCCTCGGGCGGCACCGCGCCGGCGCCGACGGGTGGGGAGTTCGTCTCCATCCCCGTCCAGAGCGACACCGGCCGGTACGCGACGTCGCAACAGCTCGTCGCCTGCCTGACCAGCGGCGACAAGCTGCTCGCGACCGACACGACCCTGTCCTACATCGCGCCGACGGCGGCGGTGCAGGCCAAGCAGGTGCAGGCCGACCCCAAGCTGCAGGTCTGGGTCGACGCCGTCAAGGCGGCCAAGGGGCGCACCGGCGACAACCTCGGCACCCGCTATCCGAAGATCTCGGAGCCACTGTGGACGGCGGTGCAGGCCGCGCTCAGCGGGGCGAAGCAGCCGCGGGCGGCCCTGACGGCCGCGCAGGCCGCGGCGGGCGCGAAGTAG
- a CDS encoding trehalase family glycosidase, giving the protein MTVVPPGPSFSVQDIPFSYRGSWLNISPVVAAHTYADDLHLVSHQTGLHAVLRLRPSATATVRATATLLTWSTVDGRIEAVFDGPGAVRLRGRRLGLALSAANPTLTPFSGTYLYRDPVDGAHVFTSYETGRRYRVTVLGGSAAADGDQALGTAERGVTLPADRDWEVVVEEHATARASYTDPTPFDELRHANAAEFAAFVDSVAPWRSARTPAAELAAYVLWSASVGPAGFLARPAVLMSKHWMNKVWSWDHCFNAIALAAGQPELAWHQFQLPFDHQDESGALPDSVTHSEVLHNYVKPPIHGWALRELRRRLPALDRAEVAETYRRLARWTEFWLERRRAPGSALAHYQHGNDSGWDNATTFDDDRVVETADLAAFLVIQLRCLADLAAELGEPGHRWTAAADAVRAAMLEQLWDGDRFAARSVRTGRRRASTSLLDLMPIVLGTELPGEVTGALARGIGSHLTTHGLATEPVGSAHYAADGYWRGPIWAPSTVLIEDGLRRAGHTGLADDVSHRFRALCEKSGFAENFDAETGVGLRDRAYTWTASGYLILAAAHERRAAHPSPDVD; this is encoded by the coding sequence ATGACCGTCGTACCGCCCGGTCCGTCCTTCTCGGTCCAGGACATCCCGTTCAGCTACCGCGGATCCTGGCTCAACATCTCCCCGGTGGTCGCGGCGCACACCTACGCCGACGACCTGCATCTGGTTTCGCACCAGACCGGCCTGCACGCGGTCCTGCGGCTGCGGCCCAGCGCCACCGCCACCGTGCGCGCCACGGCGACGTTGCTGACGTGGAGCACCGTCGACGGGCGGATCGAGGCGGTGTTCGACGGGCCCGGCGCCGTCCGGCTCCGGGGCCGGCGGCTCGGCCTGGCGTTGTCCGCCGCGAACCCGACGCTCACCCCGTTCAGCGGCACCTACCTCTACCGCGACCCCGTCGACGGCGCCCACGTCTTCACCTCGTACGAGACCGGGCGGCGCTACCGCGTCACCGTGCTCGGCGGGTCGGCGGCGGCCGACGGGGACCAGGCGCTCGGGACGGCCGAGCGCGGCGTGACGCTCCCGGCCGACCGTGACTGGGAGGTGGTCGTCGAGGAGCACGCCACGGCCCGGGCGAGTTACACCGACCCGACTCCCTTCGACGAGCTGCGGCACGCGAACGCCGCCGAGTTCGCCGCGTTCGTCGACTCCGTGGCGCCCTGGCGCAGCGCGCGGACGCCGGCCGCCGAGCTGGCGGCCTACGTGCTGTGGTCGGCGAGCGTCGGGCCCGCCGGTTTCCTGGCCCGGCCGGCGGTGCTGATGTCGAAGCACTGGATGAACAAGGTGTGGAGCTGGGACCACTGCTTCAACGCGATCGCCCTGGCCGCCGGCCAGCCCGAGCTGGCCTGGCACCAGTTCCAGCTGCCCTTCGACCACCAGGACGAGAGCGGCGCGCTGCCGGACTCGGTCACCCACTCCGAGGTGCTGCACAACTACGTCAAGCCGCCCATCCACGGCTGGGCGCTGCGTGAGCTGCGCCGCCGGCTGCCCGCATTGGACCGGGCGGAGGTGGCCGAGACCTACCGGCGGCTGGCCCGGTGGACGGAGTTCTGGCTCGAACGCCGCCGGGCGCCCGGTTCGGCGCTCGCCCACTACCAGCACGGCAACGACAGCGGCTGGGACAACGCCACCACCTTCGACGACGACCGCGTGGTCGAGACCGCCGACCTCGCCGCCTTCCTGGTGATCCAGCTGCGGTGCCTGGCGGACCTGGCCGCCGAGCTCGGCGAGCCCGGGCACAGGTGGACCGCGGCGGCCGACGCCGTCCGCGCCGCCATGCTGGAGCAGCTGTGGGACGGTGACCGGTTCGCCGCCCGCAGCGTGCGGACCGGCCGGCGCCGGGCCAGCACCAGCCTGCTCGACCTGATGCCGATCGTGCTCGGGACCGAGCTGCCGGGCGAGGTCACCGGCGCGCTGGCCCGCGGCATCGGGTCGCACCTGACCACCCACGGGCTCGCGACCGAGCCGGTCGGATCCGCACATTACGCCGCCGACGGCTACTGGCGCGGGCCGATCTGGGCGCCGTCCACGGTGCTGATCGAGGACGGCCTGCGCCGGGCGGGCCACACGGGCCTCGCCGACGACGTCAGCCACCGGTTCCGGGCGCTGTGCGAGAAGTCCGGGTTCGCCGAGAACTTCGACGCCGAGACCGGTGTCGGCCTGCGCGACCGCGCCTACACCTGGACCGCGAGCGGCTATCTGATCCTCGCCGCGGCCCACGAGCGCCGCGCCGCACACCCATCGCCCGACGTCGATTGA
- a CDS encoding RICIN domain-containing protein, translating to MRSPFRTRLARLAVGLVAAGAVVGIAPTPARAADESITVNFASAGAAPTHRASGWIYGMTENASGPADHFYRDVKFRYMRAGGAQLGSPGGWVSGGYQRRWNSTLAQARRTIALGGQFVLLPHDLWGADGYPISRFPGDNGDWTDYDAFLTRVIDDVRAAGIAVQWDIWNEPNITLFWNRPQAQYFELWRRSYQRIRAAFPNQLIVGPSCACVPSTTHAFWNQYLDYVRANNVVPDIVSWHSLPGDPVANVAAANATLDPRGIPHPRPYQINEYGAPDEQNPADGAWYIARLERANADGLRANWAGGNNLHDFLGNLLLRNSAGQHVPKGEWWAYRFYGAQTGQIVAVTPSASYDAFATKASGSARILVGGGRTTGNIAVNLQRLDTTSGIVQNNQVRVRVQRIPDNGGGAVQGPVTVQNTVVTLTNNGATVNLPHTTVNDTFTVTLLPPSDGGFQSVAVAQHSQQCLDNTNLATTDGNVQQQFWCEGGDQQLWNFRPVSGVADTYTVVNQQTGKCLDVAGVSTANGAAVHQWTCLAGAANQQFTLRRVTYAGNDGHDYQLVARHSGKCVDVSTISTAPRAPIHQWTCNPVGQGSPLNQTWRLWGR from the coding sequence GTGAGATCCCCGTTCCGCACCAGGCTCGCCCGCCTCGCCGTCGGGTTGGTCGCCGCCGGCGCCGTGGTCGGCATCGCGCCGACCCCCGCCCGGGCGGCCGACGAGTCGATCACCGTCAACTTCGCGTCCGCCGGCGCCGCGCCGACCCACCGCGCCTCCGGGTGGATCTACGGCATGACCGAGAACGCCTCGGGACCGGCCGACCACTTCTACCGCGACGTCAAGTTCCGCTACATGCGGGCCGGCGGCGCGCAGCTCGGCTCGCCGGGCGGCTGGGTCAGCGGTGGCTACCAACGGCGCTGGAACTCCACGCTCGCGCAGGCCCGCCGCACGATCGCGCTCGGCGGCCAGTTCGTCCTGCTGCCGCACGACCTGTGGGGCGCCGACGGCTATCCCATCTCCCGGTTCCCCGGCGACAACGGCGACTGGACCGACTACGACGCGTTCCTGACCCGCGTCATCGACGACGTCCGGGCCGCCGGCATCGCCGTGCAGTGGGACATCTGGAACGAGCCCAACATCACGCTGTTCTGGAACCGACCGCAGGCGCAGTACTTCGAGCTGTGGCGGCGCAGCTACCAGCGCATCCGCGCGGCCTTCCCGAACCAGCTGATCGTCGGACCGAGCTGTGCCTGCGTGCCGTCCACGACGCACGCCTTCTGGAACCAGTACCTCGACTACGTCCGCGCCAACAACGTGGTGCCGGACATCGTCAGCTGGCACTCGCTGCCCGGGGACCCCGTCGCCAACGTCGCCGCGGCCAACGCGACGCTGGACCCGCGCGGCATCCCCCACCCGCGCCCCTACCAGATCAACGAGTACGGCGCGCCGGACGAGCAGAACCCGGCCGACGGCGCCTGGTACATCGCGCGCCTGGAACGGGCCAACGCCGACGGGCTGCGCGCCAACTGGGCGGGCGGCAACAACCTCCACGATTTCCTCGGCAACCTGCTGCTGCGCAACAGCGCGGGCCAGCACGTGCCCAAGGGCGAGTGGTGGGCCTACCGCTTCTACGGCGCTCAGACGGGCCAGATCGTCGCCGTCACGCCGAGCGCCTCCTACGACGCCTTCGCGACCAAGGCCAGTGGGTCGGCCCGGATCCTGGTGGGCGGCGGGCGCACCACCGGCAACATCGCCGTCAACCTGCAGCGCCTCGACACCACCAGCGGTATCGTGCAGAACAACCAGGTGCGGGTGCGGGTGCAGCGGATCCCGGACAACGGCGGCGGCGCGGTGCAGGGCCCCGTCACCGTGCAGAACACGGTGGTGACGCTCACGAACAACGGCGCGACTGTCAACCTGCCGCACACCACCGTCAACGACACCTTCACGGTGACGCTGCTGCCCCCGTCGGACGGCGGCTTCCAGTCCGTGGCCGTCGCCCAGCACTCCCAGCAGTGCCTGGACAACACCAACCTCGCCACGACCGACGGCAACGTGCAGCAGCAGTTCTGGTGCGAGGGCGGCGATCAGCAGCTCTGGAACTTCCGGCCGGTCAGCGGGGTGGCGGACACGTACACCGTGGTCAACCAGCAGACCGGCAAGTGCCTGGACGTCGCCGGAGTGTCGACCGCCAACGGCGCGGCCGTGCACCAGTGGACGTGCCTGGCCGGCGCGGCCAACCAGCAGTTCACGCTGCGCCGGGTGACCTACGCCGGCAACGACGGCCACGACTACCAGCTGGTGGCCCGGCACAGCGGCAAGTGCGTCGACGTCAGCACGATCTCCACTGCGCCACGGGCGCCGATCCACCAGTGGACCTGCAACCCGGTCGGCCAGGGCAGCCCACTCAACCAGACCTGGCGGCTCTGGGGCCGTTGA
- a CDS encoding ABC transporter substrate-binding protein, translating to MKKVIALGLAAAAAVALTGCTDSDATTTTEGGGELRAVRVAALPITETAALWGGSKAGIFAKHGLRVEVLPAQGGAQAIPALINGDIDFAIGQPFGPFRADLQDLGVVMIGNYASSYATGDDINAVVASAKSGIKRPAQLAGRRVAVNSLGAAGDVTIMAAVEKDGGDPKAVQFVEVAFPDAPAQLAAGNIDAAWVPEPFVTQLRARGDTFVVAPYQATVPGLATLTTIATKKRMESDADLVAAFSAAMKETLSWAADPANDAAVRQSIKDNLELPDAVADSVKLPTFGWEIDRASLTALATLAGKYGVLDRQPDLDRLVQQQ from the coding sequence ATGAAGAAGGTCATCGCTCTCGGGCTCGCCGCGGCGGCCGCGGTCGCCCTCACCGGATGCACGGACTCGGACGCCACAACGACCACCGAGGGCGGCGGTGAGCTGCGTGCGGTGCGGGTGGCCGCGTTGCCGATCACCGAGACCGCCGCGCTGTGGGGCGGCAGCAAGGCGGGGATCTTCGCCAAGCACGGGCTCCGGGTCGAGGTGCTGCCGGCCCAGGGCGGCGCCCAGGCCATCCCGGCGCTGATCAACGGCGACATCGACTTCGCCATCGGCCAGCCGTTCGGACCGTTCCGCGCGGATCTGCAGGATCTCGGGGTCGTGATGATCGGCAACTACGCGTCGTCCTACGCGACCGGAGACGACATCAACGCCGTGGTGGCCTCGGCGAAGTCCGGGATCAAGCGACCCGCGCAGCTCGCCGGCCGCCGGGTCGCCGTCAACAGCCTGGGTGCGGCCGGCGACGTGACCATCATGGCCGCGGTGGAGAAGGACGGCGGCGACCCCAAGGCCGTGCAGTTCGTCGAGGTCGCCTTCCCCGACGCGCCGGCCCAGCTCGCGGCCGGCAACATCGACGCCGCCTGGGTGCCGGAGCCCTTCGTCACCCAGCTCCGGGCCCGCGGCGACACCTTCGTCGTCGCGCCCTACCAGGCGACCGTGCCGGGGCTGGCGACCCTGACCACGATCGCCACGAAGAAGCGCATGGAGTCCGACGCCGACCTCGTCGCGGCGTTCTCGGCCGCGATGAAAGAGACGCTGAGCTGGGCGGCCGATCCCGCCAACGATGCGGCGGTCCGGCAGTCCATCAAGGACAATCTGGAGCTGCCCGACGCGGTGGCGGACTCGGTCAAACTGCCCACCTTCGGCTGGGAGATCGACCGGGCGAGCCTGACGGCGCTCGCGACCCTCGCCGGGAAATACGGCGTGCTCGACCGCCAGCCCGACCTCGACCGTCTCGTCCAGCAGCAGTAG
- a CDS encoding ABC transporter permease subunit has translation MRSVHRRRWPRKVLLGGCGLLGFLLAWQLAPATGLVDAQYLPYATDVLARLAEELRDLAFWRRLGFTMTSWAIGLALATAAAVVLGTVVGLVPFLRRATHTVVEFLRPIPSVALIPLAVLMFGIQLRAALVVIVYAAFWQVFVQMIYGVADVDAVARDTARTYGLNRRQRLTHLVLPTALPYLMTGVRLAAAVALILAITSEMVIGNPGLGRMIELSRSAGDAEGLYALVVLTGLLGLLVNIVFRSVERRSLSWHQSVRGEAP, from the coding sequence GTGCGCTCCGTCCACCGCCGCCGTTGGCCGCGCAAGGTCCTGCTGGGCGGCTGCGGTCTGCTGGGATTCCTCCTCGCCTGGCAGCTGGCGCCGGCCACCGGTCTGGTCGACGCGCAATACCTGCCGTACGCGACGGACGTGCTCGCCCGGCTCGCCGAGGAGCTCCGCGACCTCGCCTTCTGGCGCCGGCTCGGCTTCACCATGACGTCGTGGGCGATCGGGCTCGCGCTGGCCACCGCCGCGGCGGTCGTGCTCGGCACGGTGGTCGGCCTGGTGCCGTTCCTGCGCCGTGCGACGCACACGGTGGTCGAGTTCCTGCGCCCGATCCCGTCGGTCGCGCTCATCCCGCTCGCGGTGCTGATGTTCGGCATCCAGCTGCGGGCCGCCCTGGTGGTCATCGTCTACGCCGCGTTCTGGCAGGTGTTCGTCCAGATGATCTACGGCGTCGCCGACGTCGACGCGGTCGCCCGGGACACGGCCCGCACCTACGGCCTCAACCGGCGGCAGCGGCTGACCCATCTCGTGCTGCCGACCGCCCTGCCGTACCTCATGACCGGTGTTCGCCTCGCCGCGGCGGTCGCGCTCATCCTGGCCATCACGTCGGAGATGGTGATCGGGAATCCGGGACTCGGGCGGATGATCGAGCTCTCCCGGTCCGCCGGCGACGCCGAGGGCCTGTACGCCCTGGTCGTGCTGACGGGTCTGCTCGGCCTGCTGGTCAACATCGTGTTCCGGTCCGTCGAACGGCGCTCCCTGTCCTGGCACCAGTCCGTGCGGGGGGAGGCGCCGTGA
- a CDS encoding carbohydrate ABC transporter permease produces MTARRRWWKTALGLLLTAVMLFPVYWMVNVSFTRDEDMRRDPPRLFPVGGTLDGYRAVLDQQLPYLGVSLLIGLGTVALTLALSAPAGYALAKLRPPGGGALGFVLLIAQMIPGIIMAMGFYAIYLNLGVLNTVPGLILADSTLAVPFGVLIFAAFMSGIPGELIQAAVVDGAGVLRTFWSVVLPVSRNAVVTVSLFAFLWSWSDFVFASTLDGGGDHQPITLGIYHYIGNNNQQWNAIMATAVVASVPATVLLLLAQRYVAAGVTAGAVKD; encoded by the coding sequence ATGACCGCCCGGCGCCGCTGGTGGAAGACCGCGCTGGGCCTGCTGCTCACCGCCGTGATGCTGTTCCCCGTCTACTGGATGGTCAACGTCTCGTTCACCCGCGACGAGGACATGCGGCGCGACCCGCCCCGGCTGTTCCCGGTCGGCGGCACCCTCGATGGCTACCGGGCCGTGCTCGACCAGCAGCTCCCGTACCTCGGGGTCAGCCTGCTGATCGGTCTCGGCACCGTCGCCCTCACGCTCGCGCTGTCGGCGCCGGCCGGCTACGCGCTGGCCAAGCTCCGGCCGCCGGGCGGCGGCGCGCTCGGCTTCGTGCTGCTGATCGCGCAGATGATTCCGGGAATCATCATGGCGATGGGCTTCTACGCCATTTACCTCAACCTCGGCGTGCTCAACACGGTGCCCGGTCTGATCCTGGCCGACTCCACCTTGGCCGTGCCGTTCGGCGTGCTCATCTTCGCCGCGTTCATGTCGGGCATCCCGGGCGAGCTCATCCAGGCGGCGGTGGTCGACGGCGCGGGCGTCCTGCGGACGTTCTGGTCGGTGGTGCTGCCGGTCAGCCGCAACGCGGTGGTCACCGTGTCGCTGTTCGCCTTCCTCTGGTCGTGGTCGGACTTCGTCTTCGCGTCCACTCTGGACGGCGGCGGCGACCACCAGCCCATCACCCTCGGCATCTACCACTACATCGGCAACAACAACCAGCAATGGAACGCGATCATGGCCACCGCCGTCGTCGCGTCCGTCCCGGCCACGGTCCTGCTGCTGCTGGCGCAGCGCTACGTGGCCGCCGGCGTGACGGCCGGCGCCGTCAAGGACTGA
- a CDS encoding sugar ABC transporter permease, with translation MPHKNPSRRSGRWAGWLFLAPVTGYLVAFYAYPLYRNVELSLREYTVRSFVQGGAPFAGLDNYARALTDPTFGPALRHTVVFTLASLAFQFTIGLALAVFFHQSFPLSRTLRALFLVPWLLPLIVSASTWSWMLNSDAGIVNAALGLLGLGPVNWLTSPQWSLASVVIANIWIGIPFNLMVLYSGLQSIPAEVHEAAALDGATGWQRFRRITLPLLRPVSAVTLLLGLIYTLKVFDIIWIMTKGGPTDSSTTFATWSYRLGFGNLLPAFGPGAAVGNLLIGMALVAGLVYVRAQRQQRPA, from the coding sequence GTGCCGCACAAGAACCCGTCCCGGCGGAGTGGCCGGTGGGCCGGTTGGCTGTTCCTGGCCCCGGTCACCGGCTACCTCGTCGCGTTCTACGCCTACCCGCTCTACCGCAACGTCGAGCTCAGCCTGCGCGAGTACACGGTCCGGTCCTTCGTGCAGGGCGGCGCGCCGTTCGCCGGCCTGGACAACTACGCCAGGGCGCTGACCGACCCGACCTTCGGGCCGGCGTTGCGGCACACCGTCGTCTTCACGCTGGCCTCGCTGGCCTTCCAGTTCACCATCGGGCTGGCGTTGGCGGTGTTCTTCCACCAGAGCTTCCCGCTGTCGCGCACCCTGCGGGCGCTGTTCCTCGTGCCCTGGCTGCTCCCGCTCATCGTCTCCGCGTCGACCTGGTCGTGGATGCTCAACAGCGACGCCGGCATCGTCAACGCCGCGCTCGGCCTGCTCGGTCTCGGCCCGGTCAACTGGCTGACCTCCCCGCAATGGTCGTTGGCCTCGGTGGTGATCGCGAACATCTGGATCGGCATCCCGTTCAACCTCATGGTCCTCTACAGCGGGCTCCAGTCGATCCCGGCCGAGGTGCACGAGGCGGCCGCCCTCGACGGGGCCACCGGCTGGCAGCGGTTCCGCCGGATCACGTTGCCCCTGCTGCGTCCGGTCTCCGCCGTCACGCTGCTGCTCGGGCTGATCTACACGCTGAAGGTCTTCGACATCATCTGGATCATGACAAAGGGCGGCCCGACCGACTCGTCGACGACCTTCGCCACCTGGTCGTACCGGCTCGGGTTCGGCAACCTGCTGCCGGCGTTCGGGCCGGGCGCCGCGGTCGGCAACCTGCTCATCGGCATGGCGCTGGTCGCCGGCCTGGTCTACGTGCGCGCGCAACGACAGCAGCGGCCGGCATGA